In Candidatus Eisenbacteria bacterium, one DNA window encodes the following:
- a CDS encoding TIGR03960 family B12-binding radical SAM protein, translating into MLDIRPEALRETIDRILPLVTKPSRYTGNEFHVHRKDPASVSAQWLLIFADLYEIGMSHWGLKILYDILNNRPDTLAERAYAPWIDMEARMRRESVPLFSLETRRPARSFDLIGFSLQYEMTCTNILTCLDLAGIPLWSRERGEADPLVIGGGPGVANPEPLADFFDLFLIGDGEEAVHAISDVVTGTKVLPRDQRLKALARIDGVYVPSLYEERRGADGSLLGIAPTCPEAPARPARTFLRDLETAPYPLKPIVPLQEVIQDRLNIEVLRGCTQGCRFCQAGYFYRPLRERSPRRVLEIAEAALRSGGWDGLSLVSLSTADYTQLETLAEALNRRFAGEKVSISLPSLRADSFGVAIADKIREVKRTGFTFAPEAGSERLRRAINKQISDADFFDAARIAYSRGWRLIKVYMMVGLPTETWEDVEGIVRFADGIRRIGREFGPSCKVNVSVGAFVPKSHTPFQWDPFEDPALLRAKIDHLRRGISNRWSRVKWHDVGTSHIEAILSRGDRRLARAIHRAWEMGARFDGWDELFSHERWLRALEETGLAAEMFTRRLDLDEVLPWDHIDIGVRKEFLVRERHRTDDMEMTADCRHGNCAACGMPGMPDDTRLTPEMTPESIQRLLQAASVEAARRSSTGVVWPVRIRFAKSGAARFLSHLETASILERAFRMAGVPIAHTLGHSPHPRFHFGPPLPVGISGGSELFDADLEVPWQALHQRRLNENLPGGFEIIEGKPLPVAGGVRRVSLAAEAKLGRYEIDLSHMDRRERSRVTGLIASFLASSEWLVKKTKDGIPDPIPSGGGEDRVNDRPIREPEGRQASPRVPDGERIVDLKKACVSLAWEEGTGRMECVLRLLDPEGHTANPARVLSGIFGLDAEGRAPVRAARVAILRGDGTPI; encoded by the coding sequence ATGCTCGACATCAGGCCGGAGGCGCTGCGGGAGACGATCGATCGAATCCTCCCTCTCGTGACCAAGCCCTCGCGCTACACCGGCAACGAGTTCCATGTCCACCGCAAGGACCCCGCCTCCGTCTCGGCGCAGTGGCTCCTGATCTTCGCGGATCTCTACGAGATCGGCATGAGCCATTGGGGGCTCAAGATCCTCTATGACATCTTGAACAATCGCCCCGACACGCTCGCGGAACGGGCCTATGCCCCGTGGATCGACATGGAAGCCAGGATGCGCCGCGAGTCGGTTCCCCTCTTCAGCCTCGAGACCCGCAGGCCCGCGCGCTCCTTCGATCTCATCGGCTTCTCGCTGCAGTACGAGATGACCTGCACCAATATCCTGACCTGCCTGGACCTGGCGGGCATTCCTCTCTGGTCGCGAGAACGCGGCGAAGCCGATCCCCTCGTGATCGGAGGCGGGCCGGGTGTCGCGAACCCAGAACCCCTGGCGGACTTCTTCGACCTCTTCCTGATCGGCGATGGGGAGGAAGCGGTCCACGCGATCAGCGATGTCGTGACGGGGACGAAGGTGCTGCCGCGCGACCAGAGACTGAAGGCGCTTGCGCGCATCGACGGAGTCTATGTTCCTTCCCTCTACGAAGAGCGGCGCGGCGCGGACGGTTCCCTCCTGGGCATCGCGCCGACCTGCCCCGAGGCGCCGGCCCGGCCCGCGCGAACGTTCCTGCGCGATCTGGAGACGGCCCCCTATCCGCTGAAACCGATCGTTCCTCTCCAGGAGGTCATCCAGGATCGCCTCAACATCGAGGTCCTCCGCGGATGCACGCAGGGATGCCGCTTCTGCCAGGCGGGGTACTTCTACAGACCGCTGCGCGAACGGAGCCCCAGGAGGGTTCTGGAGATCGCCGAGGCGGCCCTGAGGTCCGGCGGCTGGGACGGCCTGAGCCTGGTCTCCCTGTCAACGGCGGACTACACGCAGCTCGAGACCCTGGCGGAGGCGCTCAACAGGCGCTTCGCCGGCGAGAAGGTCTCGATCAGCCTTCCATCGCTGCGCGCCGACAGCTTCGGCGTCGCCATCGCCGACAAGATCCGGGAGGTCAAGAGGACCGGATTCACCTTCGCGCCTGAGGCAGGCAGCGAACGGTTGCGCAGGGCCATCAACAAGCAGATCTCCGATGCCGACTTCTTCGACGCGGCGCGAATCGCCTACTCGCGCGGCTGGAGGCTGATCAAGGTCTACATGATGGTCGGGCTTCCCACGGAAACGTGGGAGGACGTCGAGGGGATCGTCCGCTTCGCGGATGGGATCCGGAGGATCGGACGCGAATTCGGCCCCTCCTGCAAGGTCAACGTCAGCGTCGGCGCCTTCGTCCCCAAGAGCCACACCCCGTTCCAGTGGGATCCGTTCGAGGACCCGGCGCTGCTGCGCGCGAAGATCGATCACCTGCGCCGCGGCATCTCCAACCGCTGGTCGCGGGTGAAGTGGCACGACGTGGGGACGAGCCACATCGAGGCGATCCTGTCGCGCGGCGACAGGCGCCTTGCCCGCGCCATCCACAGGGCCTGGGAGATGGGGGCGCGTTTCGACGGATGGGACGAGCTCTTCTCCCATGAGCGCTGGCTCCGCGCCCTCGAGGAAACGGGTCTCGCGGCGGAGATGTTCACGCGGAGACTCGACCTGGATGAGGTCCTTCCCTGGGATCACATCGACATCGGTGTTCGGAAGGAGTTTCTTGTCCGCGAGAGACATCGAACCGACGATATGGAGATGACGGCCGATTGCCGCCACGGGAACTGCGCTGCGTGCGGGATGCCGGGCATGCCCGACGACACGCGCCTGACGCCGGAGATGACTCCGGAATCGATCCAGCGTCTGCTGCAGGCGGCCTCCGTCGAGGCGGCGCGCAGGTCATCGACGGGGGTGGTATGGCCCGTCCGGATCCGCTTCGCGAAGAGCGGGGCGGCGCGCTTCCTGAGCCATCTCGAAACCGCCTCGATCCTCGAGCGCGCCTTCCGCATGGCCGGTGTTCCGATCGCGCATACGCTCGGCCACTCCCCCCATCCGAGGTTCCACTTCGGCCCGCCGCTGCCGGTCGGAATCTCGGGAGGAAGCGAGCTCTTCGACGCCGATCTCGAGGTTCCTTGGCAGGCTCTCCACCAGCGCCGCCTCAACGAAAATCTGCCGGGAGGTTTCGAGATCATCGAGGGTAAACCGCTTCCCGTCGCAGGCGGCGTGAGACGCGTCAGCCTCGCGGCGGAGGCGAAGCTCGGTCGATACGAGATCGATCTCTCGCACATGGATCGCCGAGAGCGCAGCCGGGTCACCGGCCTCATCGCGAGCTTCCTCGCCTCTTCCGAGTGGCTCGTGAAGAAGACGAAGGACGGAATCCCCGATCCGATCCCTTCCGGCGGAGGCGAGGACAGGGTGAACGATCGGCCGATCCGCGAGCCCGAGGGGCGGCAGGCTTCGCCCCGGGTCCCTGACGGCGAACGGATCGTCGATCTCAAAAAGGCCTGCGTCTCGCTCGCATGGGAAGAAGGGACCGGACGGATGGAATGCGTCCTCCGCCTGCTGGACCCGGAAGGGCACACGGCCAATCCGGCGCGCGTCCTGTCGGGGATCTTCGGCCTCGACGCCGAGGGGCGGGCGCCGGTCCGGGCCGCGCGCGTGGCGATCCTTCGCGGCGACGGAACGCCGATCTGA
- a CDS encoding DedA family protein, whose amino-acid sequence MDFIQNLFPWLPTIEEIIQWGGLLIVIGIVYAETGLLVGFFLPGDSLLVTAGIFAANGTLSLPGLLILVSLAAIAGDATGYQIGKRAGGSLYSRSDSRFFKREHLMRAHAFYEKHGGKTIVIARFVPIIRTFAPTVAGAAGMGYRKFATYNIAGGIGWVFSMVLLGFFLGRSIPNLEKNLHIVVGIVVFLSILPAIIEWIRAKRRPPSSGADERRR is encoded by the coding sequence TTGGACTTCATCCAGAACCTGTTCCCCTGGCTGCCGACGATCGAGGAGATCATCCAATGGGGGGGGCTCCTCATTGTGATCGGCATCGTCTACGCCGAGACGGGACTCTTGGTCGGCTTCTTCCTTCCGGGGGACTCGCTCCTCGTCACCGCGGGGATCTTCGCCGCGAACGGGACGCTCAGCCTGCCGGGGCTGCTCATCCTCGTGTCGCTGGCGGCGATCGCCGGCGACGCGACGGGCTATCAGATCGGGAAGAGAGCGGGCGGCTCGCTGTACTCCCGCTCCGACTCGCGCTTCTTCAAACGCGAGCACCTGATGAGGGCGCATGCCTTCTATGAGAAGCACGGAGGCAAAACGATCGTCATCGCCCGGTTCGTTCCGATCATCCGAACATTCGCCCCGACCGTGGCGGGGGCGGCCGGCATGGGATACCGGAAGTTCGCCACGTACAACATCGCTGGCGGGATCGGCTGGGTCTTCTCCATGGTTCTGTTGGGTTTCTTCCTCGGTCGATCGATTCCGAATCTCGAAAAGAACTTGCACATAGTGGTAGGCATCGTCGTCTTCCTCTCGATCCTCCCGGCGATCATCGAGTGGATCAGAGCGAAGAGGCGCCCGCCGTCGTCGGGCGCCGACGAGCGCCGGAGGTAG